CCGGTCGGGAAGCCTCATGATCGCCCGCCACATCGCGTCGTGCAGCGCCTGCTGCTCGGCCGGGTCGTCGCCGCCGGGCACCGGCTCCGGCTCGGGCAGCTCCTCGCACACGAACTCGTCGACCTTGCGCTTGCGCCACTGCGAGGTGCGCGTGTTCACCAGGGCCCGGCGCACGTAGCCGTCCAGCGCCCGGTGGTCCTCGATCCGCTCCCAGGCGACGTACGTCTTGGTGAGCGCGGTCTGCAGCAGGTCCTCCGCGTCGCTCGGGTTCGCGGTGAGCGACCGGGCGGTGCGCAGCAGCACCGGCTGCCGGGCCCTGACGTACGACGAGAACGACGGGTACGGCAGAGTCTGCGTCGCCGGGCCGGCGGCGGTCGAAGCGCTGGTGCAGACGGGTGTGGTCATGGCTCCACGCTATGAGCGGGTGCACCGTGCGCTCATCGGCCGCAGGTCCCGAAGCCGGGTCCGCCTCAGGTTGTAGGGGTGGGGCCGGCTGCACCTCCTGAAGGTGGACGAGCGGATGAGGGCCACTGCGGGATGACCCCTGCGGGTTGGCCGCGGGAGCGGTGCGGAACTCAGCCGTCCGCGGTCAGGACCAGGCCGGACGTCGGAACGCCGGTACCCGCGGTGACCAGCACCCTTCCCGCGTCCGGCACCCGGTTCACGGCCGTCCCGCGCAGCTGCCGTACGCCCTCCGCTATGCCGTTCATCCCGTGGAGGTAGGCCTCCCCGAGCTGTCCCCCGTGCGTGTTGATCGGCAACACCTCCCGGGCGACGAAATCGGCCGCCTCACCCCTCCCGCAGAACCCGAACTCCTCCAGCTGCATCAGGACGAACGGCGTGAAGTGGTCGTACAGGATCGCCACGTCCACATCGGCCGGCGTCAGCCCGGAGGTGCGCCACAGCTGCCGCGCGACCACGCCCATCTCCGGCAGGCCGGTCAGGTCGTCGCGGTAGAAGCTCGTCATCTGCTCCTGGCCGCGCCCCGCGCCCTGGGCGGCCGCCGCGATGACCGCGGGCCGGTTCGGCAGGTCGCGGGCGCGCTCCACGGACGTGACGACGACCGCCTGACCGCCGTCGGTCTCCTGACAGCAGTCCAGGAGTCTGAGCGGCTCGACGATCCAGCGCGAGGCGGCGTGGTCGGCGAGGGTGATCGGACGGCCGTGGAAGTACGCCGCCGGGTTCGTCGCCGCGTACTTCCGGTCGACCACGGCCACCTGCCCGAACGCCTCCGGCGTCAGCCCGTGCACGTGCAGATAGCGCTGGGCCGCCATCGCCACCCAGGACGCCGGGGTGAGCAGCCCGAACGGCAGCGCCCAGCCGAGCGCCACGCCCTCCGCAGAGGGTTCGCGGTGCTGGACTCCAGAGCCGAACCTGCGGCCCGAGCGCTCATTGAACGCCCGGTAGCAGACGACCACCTCGGCCACGCCGGCGGCGACGGCGAGCGCCGCCTGCTGGACCGTCGCGCAGGCCGCCCCGCCGCCGTAGTGGACGCGGGAGAAGAAGGACAGCTCGCCGATCCCGGCCGCCTGGGCGACGGTGATCTCCGGGTTGGTGTCCATCGTGAAGGTGACCATGCCGTCGACGTCGGCGGGGCTCAGCCCGGCGTCGTCGAGCGCGGCCCGCACGGCCTCCACGGCCAGCCGCAGCTCACTGCGGCCCGAGTCCTTGGAGAACTCCGTGGCGCCGATGCCGACGATCGCCGCGCGGCCGCCGAGGGTGTCGCGGGTGCGCGCGCTCATCCGGCACCTCCGGAGGGCGCCCCGGGCGGCACGGTCACCATCACCGTGCCCGTGACATGGTCGCCGATGCCGTTCGCGCCGACCACCCGGACCGTCACCGTGTCGCCGTCGACGTGTTCGACCGTCCCCGTCAGCACCATGGTGTCGCCGGGGTGGTTGGGCGCGCCGAGCCGGATGGCGACCCGGCGGAGCACGGCCCTCGGGCCGAAGTGGTCGGTGATGTAGCGGCCGACCAGGCCGTTGGTGGTCAGGATGTTCATGAAGATGTCGGGGGAGCCCTTGCGCCGGGCCAGTTCGGCGTCGTGGTGCACGTCCTGGTAGTCGCGGGAGGCGATGGCGCCGGCCACGATCAGGGTGCGGGTGATGGGGATTGCCAGCGGCGGGAGCTTCTCACCGGCCCGCAGGGCGGTCTCCTGCCTCATACGGTCTCCTGCCTCATACGGTCTCCTCCAGGGCGCGGAAGACGGGCAGTGTCAATTCCTCGTCGTAGGAGTGGAATTCGAGCCGGACCGGCAGGCCCGTGCGCACCTTGTCGCAGGGCGGTCCGACGACGTTGCTGATCATGCGGACGCCTTCGGCGAGTTCGACGAGGGCGACGGCGTATGGGGGATCGAAGGCCGGGAAGGACGGGTGGTGCATGACCACGTAGGAGTAGACCGTCCCCTCGCCGCTCGCCTCGACCGTGTCCCAGTCCGGGCAGCCGCAGTGGTTGCAGCCGGGCAGCCAGGGGAAGCGGAGCGTGCCGCAGCCGGTGCAGCGCTGGATGAGCAGGCGGTGTTCGGCGACTCCTTCCCAGAAGCCGGCGTTGTCGCGGTTGACGACCGGGCGGGGGCGGGGCGGCGGCTTGCGGGGGCGCGGCGCGGGGGCGTACTTCAGGACCCGGAAGCGGTGGGTGCCGACGAGGTCGCGGCCCACGCGGACGTTCGTGCGCGTCGTGACGAAGTACCCCGTGCCCAGCTTGGTCGTCTTCCGGTCCGACACCGACTCGATCACCGAGTCGAAGGTGACCTCGTCGCCGGGGCGCAGCGGCCGCAGGTACTCCTGCTCGCAGTCGGTGGCGACGATCGAGGTGCAGCCGGCCTCGTCGAGCAGCGCGCTGAGCTCGTCGTACGCCTGGGAGTGGCCGCCGTGACCGGAGAGGCCGCCCATGATCCAGGCCTGGAGCATGGTGGGCGGTGCCACGGCGTCCGGACCCGTGTACGCGGGGTTCGTGTCGCCCATCGCCTCGCACCAGTGCCGGATCATGGGCAGGTTGACGGGGTCCTTGCCCTTACCGGCGACGGTGGCGGCCCGTCCCTCGTAGGCCTTCAGCCGTGCGCCCAGCTCGTCCTCGCCCACTGTCGCCCCCTCGCTGCCAGAGAGGTTTCTGACTGTCCGTCAGATCTGATGCGGTGTCAAGGTCGCTTCCCCGCATACGGAACGCCTGCGCGGCGGCGCCGAAGCACCGCCGCGCAGACATGTCACCCCCTCCCACAGAGCACACCACCGGACCTTCCCCCGACCCCTCCCGGGGCCTTCCCCCGGACCCTCCCCTTCCCTTCCCTGGACCCTCCCCTTCCCCTCCCCGGGCGGTCCCCAGCCCCTCCCCAGCCCAGCCCGATCCCTCCCCGGACCCTCCCCGGACCCTCCCCCGGTCAGAGCCGGAGGCTCACCACAAATGGCCGAAGCGGATGGCGACGTCCTCGTTCCCCTGCTCAATGCCCGTGAACGCGGAGCCGTTGACCTGCGCGGTGTTGCTCTGGTTCGAGGCTCCGGAGCCGACCGCGTTCTGCTGCGTGGTGGACGAGTTGCCGTTGTTGTCGTGGCCGACGCCACTGCCGACGGCGCTCGCCACGCCCGCGTTCGATCCGTCGTCCGCGAAGGCGCCGTTGTCCGCCGCCGCGACGCCCGCGAACAGAGCGGCTGCCAGCGGCAGGGCGGAGACGGCGGCGATGACGCGGGCGGTACGGATGCTTGCCATTTCTTCCTCCAGAACCCGGCTTCCTTGCCGGAAGTACGTCAGGTACGTCAAGTACGGCTACTGCCAGGGGAGTTGGCCGACCGCCCCGGCGGTTGTGCACGACGTCGCGAGACCAGACTTGCCCACCGAATCCCCGACGAACCACCCCGGAAGCACCGATTCCCACTCAAGTGCTACAACAAGTCGATAAACCCCTTTCGCCACTTCGAAGGCGCAGGTCGGCGTAGTACGGGCACTTCCGACCCATGGCACATAAGGGATGAAGCGTTACGGCAGTTTTCCGGCCAATCCGCCGGCCTTCGGCGCGTCGAGCCCGACTCCCTTCCCTTTTTCGAACGTACGTACGAACATGGAGGCATGGCCACCACCGACCGGCAGGCCACGACGCTGGCCCTCGCACACGCCCTGTCAGCCGCCGAGCGCGGACTGGCCGTCATCCCCCTGTCCCGCACGAAACTTCCGGCCCTGCGCTCCCCCCACCGCGACGACCCCGCCCCCACGCCCTGCCACGGCGAGTGCGGCCGCCTCGGCCACGGCGTGTACGACGCCTCGGCCGACCCGGCGCGCATCCGCGAACTGTTCGCCGCGGCCCCCTGGGCGACGGGCTACGGCATCGCCTGCGGCCTGCCGCCCCACCACCTGATCGGCATCGACCTCGACACCAAATGCGGCACCGATTCCTCGGCGGCCCTGCGCGAACTGGCCCTGCGCCACCTCTTCACGATCCCCGACACCGTCGTCGTGCTCACCCCCAGCGGTGGCCGCCACCTCTGGCTGACCGGACCGCCCGACACCGCCGTCCCCAACTCCGCCGGCCGCCTGGCCCCCGGCATCGACATCCGAGGCGCCGGTGGCTACCTCGTCGGCCCCGGCTCGCGCACCGACCACGGCCTCTACACGGCCGCTCCCGGCACCGCCCACCTCGCCCCGGCCGCCTGCCCGCCGGCCCTGCTACGGCTGCTCCTGCCGCCTCCGCGCCCCACCCATCCCTCCACCCACCCCTCGGCCGGCGACCACGGGCAGGGCCTGGTGCAGTTCGTCCTCGCCGCCCACGAGGGCCAGCGCAACACCCGCCTGTTCTGGGCCGCCTGCCGCGCCTACGAGAACGGCATCGGCCCCGCCCTCGTCGCCCCCCTGGTCGACGCGGCGCTCGACACCGGCCTGTCCGAACGCGAGGCCCGCGCGACGATCGCGTCGGCGGCCCGGATGACGGGGCATCGGGCCTGACACGACGGCTCGTCCGCACCTCTGGGCCGGCCCGGAAACACCTCGTCCGCTTCTCCGGGCAGCCCGGAAACACCTCGTCCGGACCTCTCGGACGGCAGGGAAACACCTCGTCCGGACTTCTGGGCGGCACGAAAAACACAAGGACCTCGATGCACCACCGCCCTACAGTGCGGACCATGTCGCTGACCCGCGTGATCCTCGCTTCCGGCCACTCCGTCGACCTCACCGAGCTGCGGATGTCGTCGACGTACGGCGGCCTGCTCGAGGGCTACCCCTGCAAGCCGGTCAACGACATCCGCATCAAGGGACTGCTGCACACCGCCGAACGTGCCTTCCCCAACGGCCCGATGCACTTCGTCACGCCTCCGCGCGAGTACCCCGACCAGTACGCGGGCGCCTTCGGCCCGGTGGAGATCCTGCCGCCGGTGGCCTGCGTCGGGTACTTCCGCTCCGGCCCCCTCGACCCCGCGCACGACCCGGTCCTGTACCGCTCGGGACTCACGGTCGTCTGGTTCCAGCCGACGACCCAGGTCCCGTACGAGTGCGAGGCGGCGACGGAACTGCGAGAACTGGACTGGGCGGGGCTGGCCCGGGACTACGAGCTCTGACGCACCCGCGCGAACGCGAGGCCGAGGCCGAGGCGAAACAGGCCCGGGACTACGAGCTCAGACGCACCTTGTCGACGCGCCAGGCGATCATCCCGGTGGCGCCTCGGCCACCCCGTACGTCGATCCTGGTCCCGGCGGCCTTCAGCGCGAAGCGCACGGAGACCGGGACGCCGTCGCAGGAAACCCGCGCGACGGGCGCCGTGCGGGCCGGCACGAAGCCGACCTCGACGGTGCCCCGGCCCGCGCACGCCACGGTGACGCGATAACCGTTGCCCTTGGGCAGGCCGAGCTCGTCCTGTGCCCCCTCCGACGCTCGGTCCAGCCCGGACACCAGCGGGGCGCCACCCGAGATCCCGGCGAGGCCCGCCCGGGCCGCCGCCGCGAACCGCTGCTCCCCCTGGGCGGCCGTGGACTTCGAACGCCCGGGCGCGGACCCGGAGCCCTCAGGAGCGGCACCCGAACTGCACGCTGTCACGAGCAGAGCCGGTACGAGCGCGAGGGCGCAGGTCAGAACGGCGAGACGCGGATGCTCGGTTGTCATGCCCTGCAAGACAGCGGGGACGGCGGAACCGTTCCCGCCGCTCGCTCACGGCATCGGCCGACTCCTCGCCCGCCTGCGTTCGGCGATCTCCTGTGCGGCCACTCCGAAGCAGGCCAGGGACACGGCGAGCGCAGCGGCCTTGGCCCATGACTCGTCCAGCCAGAGATGTGACCCCGCGGCGGCCCCGCCCAGGGGGACCAGCCCCAGCCCGAACCGCATCCCGCGACGCGCCCACGGCGATCCCGCTCGCCCGGCCGTCGCCCGTTCGTCAGTCATGCCCAAATCAATACCACCACGCCGCCAACCCCCTGACCCCACCGATGAGAGGCCGGCGTGGAATCCGTCTTACCGAGAGCAGCGACGAGGCGGCCAGGGGGTCGCCGTACAAGGAGGGACCACGATGGCGCGGTATCTGATCTCGTTCGACGACGGATCGATGGACTTCCCCGAGGAGGACTTCCCGGCGGTCGCCGAGGCGTCCCACCGGGTGGTCAAGGAGGCCAAGGAGGCAGGCGTCCGGATCTTCGGTGCCGGAATCGAGCGTCAGCGGGCGAGCATCGTGGCCACCGACGGCACGGTCACGGACGGGCCGTTCCCCGAGACCAAGGCGGTCGTCGGCGGCTGCTCGATCATCGAGGTCCCGACGCGCGAGGACGCGCTGAGGTGGGCCGCGAAGATCGCCGAGGCGTGCCGGTGCGCACAGGAGGTACGCGAGATCATGCACGACCCCGACAGCTGAGCCACCGGCGTTCGCCGAGGTTCAAGGGCGTGATCTGTGCCGCCGTCAGTTCGATCACTAGCCTGGACGTCCACCAGCGTCGGCGCACAGACCGGGGGAATCCGCATGATCGAGCTTGGCGTCTTGTTCGGCCTTCTCGTGGCCGGGGCAGCGGCGTTGATCTTCGTGCTCTTGAGACGAGGGAACAGCGGAACGCAGAACGTCGACGGGCTCCTCATCGAGCAGGCGCGGCGGGAACAGGCGCACAACGACCGAGTGACCTACAACGCGGGTGCGGTGGACCGTACCGTGCCGACCTTGCGCGACCACGATCGACCCTAGCCGGACACAAAAACGGCCCCCGATCGGAAACTCCGGTCGGGGGCCGTTGTCACTGCTGACTTGGCGTCGGCGGGTCAGGCCCACCACAACGACCAGTGCGTCCGCAGCGGCAAGCTCTCCGCGTACTCGGGGAAGGGCATCGGCGGATCATCGACGATGTTGTCGGCGGTCGACAACACATGCTCCAGAGCCAGGAGCTCCGCGTGTGCCGCGTTCCGCGGCGGGCGGGCAACGGAGACGAACAACTCGCCTGCCATTCCGTGGCGTCAGCTAATTAGTCCCGCTTGGGCCAGATCGGGCCCTGATCAGTCCAAATGACGCCCTTGTTGCGGCACAGGCAGAAGGGGTGGCCGATCGGGTCGGTGTAGACCTGCCAGCCGTAGCCGTTCGGGCCGACGAAGTCCTGCCTCAGCGTCGCGCCGAGGTCGAGGACGCGGCGCTGCTCGGACTCGATCTCGTCCACTTCGAAGTCGAGGTGGAACTGCTTGGGGTGCTCGCTGTCGGGCCACTGCGGAGCGCGGTAGTCGTCCACCCGGATGAATGCCAGCTCGATCTCGCCGAACTGGATGCCGGCCCAGTCCTCGGAGCTGCCTTCCTTGATCGGACGGCTCGTCACCTCGGAGTAGAAAGCTGCCAGCTTCATCGTGTCCGGGCAGTCGATAATGAAATCGGTGAGTCGCAGCATCCTGCGATCTTGTCACGAGCTCACACCGCCTGAGTTGCCTCGAGACGAAGAGGTCCGTGCCCCACCCGTGCCCGATCGTGCGGGAAACCGCGGGGAGTCGCGGGCGCGGGCGGCAACGCGCAGCACAACGGCCTCTGACCGCCTTACCTGGTCAGAGGCCGTTCACCTGCGGAGGCGGTGGGATTTGAGCATCGAGCCCTTCTCGGTGAAGGGCTGCCGGTCGGCAGGGGACGCAGGGTCAGCGGCAGGGCGCACAAGGATGGTTCGGACTCCGCCGTCGGCACCGTCGACCAAGACAGGTCAAGGACCAGTGATCGCCTTGATCGTGTACGGGTACGACTCTTGCTGCCACGTGGTCGTGAACACGGCCGTCGGACGCGCTGCGACCTGTGGCACGCGGCCGTCCGTCGTGAGCGTCTTCGCGCTGCCGAAGGTGCCGGAGCGGCTGATCAGCCGGGCGGTGGCCTTCGTGACGCTGTACGGCGGAGTTGAGATGGCCGTGGTGGTCTGCGACACCAGCATGCCGTCGCCGTCGTCGTCCAGGGCGAGGTCGGGGCGGTCGCCGGCGCCCAGCGACGTGATGGCGCCGAGGGTGCCGCCGGCAGAGAGTTTGCGGCCGTACAGCTCGCGCTTGCCGGCGTTGTTACGTACCCACACGATCATCGAGTCGCCGTCCAGGTCCGTCCCGAGGGTGTGGTGGAAGTCCACGTTCTCCGTGGATGTCGAGATACGCAGCGGGTTCGACAGCGTGCCGGTGTGGCTCCAGCGCGAGGCCCAGACCTGCGAGCGGTCGCCGCCGCCGGAGTGGTAGCTGATCACCGCGTCGCCGTCCCGGTCCACGCCGACCCGAACCATGCCGAAGCCGCCGTATGCCGCGATCGGCGTGGTGAGCACCTTCGCCGCGGAGATCGAGGTCGCGGTCATCCGCTTGGCCACGACCTCGGAGCCGCGTACCCAGGCGACCACGAACTGACCATTGCGGTCCACGCCGATGGCCGGCGGCTCCGCCGAGCCCGAGCCGAGTGTGTGCACCGCGCCGAGCGTGCCGTCGAGCTTCAGCCGACGGGCCACCGCGTACCAGCTGCCGTCGCGGATCTCCGTCCACGCCACCATCGAGCTGCCGCCGGGCGTCACGGCGACCGAGGGCGTGGTTGCGGGCGACCCGGGGGTGGAGAGCATCTGCAGCGAGCCGACGAGGCTGCCGGAGGACGCGACCCGGCGGCCGACGACGGTGCTGTCCTGCTGCCACACCACCGCCGAGTCGCCGGTGTCATCGGAGTCGGCCTGCACCCAGCTGACGGCGCGGCCGTCCGGGGACAGGGTGCGGGTCGCGCCCAGAGTGCCGTTTGCGTACTTCACCCGGGTCTGTACGCGGAAGTAGGAGCTGTTGGCATTGTCCATGGCCGCCCAGGCGAGGAGCGCATCGCCGGAGCGGTCGATGGAGACCTGGGGGTCGTCCTGACCGGACCAGCCGGACGCGGTGACATTCCACGCGGACGTCCACGCGGCGTCGGCGTTCAGTACGAGCGTCGCCGTGAGCGCGATTCCGGCCACGGTCGCCACGGCGGCTGCGCCAATGAGGCGGCTCTTTGCCGAACGCCGGTGACGTGCTGCCTGAGGTGCCACTCTTGATATCCCTTCCAGGGCTGCCATGGACTCCACGGCAGCGAGGCTGTCCTGTACGACTGCTCAGTAGTACAGCGGCGTTGCGTGCGCATGCGTCACACGAGCAGCACAGGCTCCCTGCCTGATGACCTCAGTACCTGTAGCCGGGCCAATGCGGATCCGCCCAGCAGGCTTATCCGTTGGAGCAGTTCGTCAGGAGCACCTGAGACTCCGCCGACCGAGTTGGTCGTGCGGCATCGCGGGATGACTGGGGCAGGCCACTCGCGGAACCGTTGCCATGGATAGCCTTCCCGAACGCTTGGAACGCTCCTGGGGGCTTCCCATGCAGGCTGCCGTCTTCCTGCTGAGAAGCGCGCTTGGCCCAGGTGGCGGTCTCGTGTGCGCCTGGGAGCTCAACCGCCAGGCTTCGGGCCTGGTTGGAGGAAGCCTCGGGTCTTCTCTGCGATGACGGCTTTGCTTTTCGCTGCCCTGCTCGCCGCCTAGGGAAAACGGCGGCCGGACGCTGGACAGCAGAACCCGCTCGCGACAGCAGCGAAGTACAGCAACCCCACCGACCGGTGCTGACCACCCGTTCGCATCGAGGGGCAGCTGAGGCAAGGCTTGCACGGGGTGCCGTTCTCATCTGAGGGACGGTGTCCCGCTTGACACGCTTAACGAACGTCCACGAAGTCACCCGTCGCCTTGACGGCACTGGTTGTCATGGTTCCTCTGAACTCATAGCGCCAGTAGCGGTCGGCGGTTGCGGTGACCTTCGCGGTGGCGACCCCGGTGGAGTTCGTGGTGACGTAACCCAGAGACTCGTAGTAGCTGACGCCGGGCGTGCGGAACTCGAGGTAGGCGCCCTGGTTCGTGTAGCCGCGGTAGTCGTGGGTGTCCCAGAAGGGGTGTCGCTCCGGAGAGCGGCACCCCTTCTGACCTGCAACATCTATGACCTGCGCGGAGGCGGTGGGATTTGAACCCACGGTGACATCGCTGCCACGACGGTTTTCAAGACCGTTCCCTTCGGCCGCTCGGGCACGCCTCCCCGCGCCGCTCGTGATCGGCGGCGCGGGGACAAGAGTAACGGGTTGGCACGCGCGCGCGTGGGGCAGACGTCGCGAACCCGGGGAGGTACGCGCGCGTGGGTCGGTGGGTCAGCTGTCGCCCGTGCGGGCGCCCAGGGTGAGCTGGACCGTGTGGGACTTGCCGCCCCGCTCGTAGGTGACCGTGACCGTGTCGCCGGGCTTGTGGGTCCAGATCTCGCCGATCAGGGTGGGGCCGGAGTCGATCACCCGGTCGTCCAGCTTGGTGATGACGTCGCCCGGCTTGAGGCCGGCCTTGGCTGCGGGGCCGCCGGACTCAACCGAGGAGGAGCCGCCGGTGCCCGACTCGGTGATCTTCGCGCCGTTGGTGGAGTCCTCCAGGGAGACGGAGGCACCGATCTTGGCGTACACCGGCTTGCCGGTCTTGATCAGCTGCTGGGCGACGTACTTGGCCTGGTTGATCGGGATGGCGAAGCCGAGGCCGATCGAGCCGGACTGGCTGGAGCCGCCGAGGCCCCCGCTGCCGGTGGACTGGATGGCCGAGTTGATGCCGATGACGTTGCCCTGGGCGTCCAGGAGCGGTCCGCCGGAGTTGCCCGGGTTGATCGAGGCGTCCGTCTGCAGGGCGCTCATGTAGGAGGCGTTGGAGCCGGTGCCGTCACTGGAGGCGACGGGACGGTTCTTGGCGCTGATGATGCCGGTGGTCACCGTGTTGGACAGGCCGAAGGGCGCGCCGATGGCGATCGTGGAGTCGCCGACGGCCACCTTGTCGGAGTCGCCCAGCGTCAGGGGCTTGAGGTCCGACGGGGGGTTCTTGAGCTTGATGACCGCCACGTCGTAGCCCTGCGCGTGGCCGACCACCTCGGCGTTGTACTTCTTGCCGTTCGGGAAGGTCGCCGTCAGCTTGCCGCCGTCGAGGGCGTCCGCGACGACGTGATTGTTGGTGACGATGTGGCCCTGCGTGTCGAAGACGAAGCCGGTTCCGGTGCCGCCCTCGCCGCTGTTGGACTCGGCCTCGATGGTGACCGTGCTGGGCAGCGCCCGGGCGGCCACGCCCGCGACCGTGCCGGCGTCCCGCTTGACCGCGCCGCCGCTGGTGGAGGCGGAGACGGTGGTGGAGCCGGAGGTGTCGTCGTTGTTCTTGGCCAGCGTGTAGCCGAGGCCGCCGCCCAGGCCGCCGGCGACCAGCGCGGCCACCAGGATCGCGGCGACGAGCCCGCCGCGGCCGGACTTGCGCTTCGGCGAGGGCTGCGGCTCGTACGTGGAGCCCCAGCCCGAGTACGACGGAGTCGCGGGCGGCGGGGGCGGCCAGGAGCTGTCCGGAGCCGATCCCCCGGAGCCCTGCTGGGCACCGCCGGACTCCGCCGAGGCGTACGCGGGGGCGTGGCCCGCGTGCACCGGGTGCTGTCCCGGAGCGCCGGGGGCGCTCGGGGGCACCGGCGGGAGCGGGGCCGTACGCTCGCTCCCCTCGGGGGTGGCAGGTGCCGAGGGAGCGGGAGCGTCCACCGGCACGGGGGGTGCAGACGGGGCCGGGGGTACCGCGGTGCCCTCGTTCTCGGTGCTCACAGCTTCTCTCCTCGATCCACGGCTGTTCTTCTCGGTCGCACTCGGTCACGCCCGTTCTCGTTGTCGACGGTCCGCGCGCTGCAGCTGTGCATGTCCTTTTGTATGCCGTCAGCTTTTCCCATGAGCCGTCAGGGCACCATAAGCGGTGCCTGTGGGTCCGCGGCCATTCTTTATATAGGTCATGACGCGCAAAAGGGACGCAATCTCTGCTCCTCCGAACGCACGACTACCCCCTTGCGGTGGCACCATGACGCGGTGACCCACGCACGGCAGCACACGATCAAGGTCGTCGCCCACCGCGGAGCCTCCGAGGAGGCCCCGGAACACACCCTGGCCGCGTACAAGAAGGCGATCGAGGACGGTGCGGACGCCCTCGAATGCGATGTGCGCCTGACGGCCGACGGGCATCTCGTCTGTGTCCACGACCGCCGCGTCAACCGCACCTCCAACGGCCGCGGCGCGGTCTCGGCGCTGGAGCTCGCCGAGCTCGCCACCCTGGACTTCGGCTCCCGCAGGACGCGCGAGTTCTTCCGCACCCGCGACGAGGAGCCCGACTGGGAGTACCTCCCCGAGGGCCCCGAGCACACTTCCGTGCTCACCCTGGAGCGGCTGCTGGAGCTGGTCGCGGACGCGGGGCGGCGCGTGGAGCTGGCCATCGAGACCAAGCATCCGACGCGCTGGGCCGGACAGGTGGAGGAGCGGCTGCTGATGCTCCTCAAGCGGTTCGGCCTGGACGCCCCCGCGTCGGCCGACGACTCCCCGGTGCGCGTGATGAGTTTCTCGGCGCGATCGCTGCATCGCGTGCGTGCCGCGTCGCCGACCCTGCCGACGGTCTATCTGCTGCAGTTCGTCTCGCCGCGGCTGCGCGACGGACGGCTCCCGGCGGGTGTCCGGATCGCCGGGCCCTCCATCCGTATC
The sequence above is drawn from the Streptomyces sp. SLBN-31 genome and encodes:
- a CDS encoding SigE family RNA polymerase sigma factor; protein product: MTTPVCTSASTAAGPATQTLPYPSFSSYVRARQPVLLRTARSLTANPSDAEDLLQTALTKTYVAWERIEDHRALDGYVRRALVNTRTSQWRKRKVDEFVCEELPEPEPVPGGDDPAEQQALHDAMWRAIMRLPDRQRAMVVLRYYEDLSEVQTAEVLGVSVGTVKSAVSRALGKLREDPELGLVR
- a CDS encoding lipid-transfer protein, producing the protein MSARTRDTLGGRAAIVGIGATEFSKDSGRSELRLAVEAVRAALDDAGLSPADVDGMVTFTMDTNPEITVAQAAGIGELSFFSRVHYGGGAACATVQQAALAVAAGVAEVVVCYRAFNERSGRRFGSGVQHREPSAEGVALGWALPFGLLTPASWVAMAAQRYLHVHGLTPEAFGQVAVVDRKYAATNPAAYFHGRPITLADHAASRWIVEPLRLLDCCQETDGGQAVVVTSVERARDLPNRPAVIAAAAQGAGRGQEQMTSFYRDDLTGLPEMGVVARQLWRTSGLTPADVDVAILYDHFTPFVLMQLEEFGFCGRGEAADFVAREVLPINTHGGQLGEAYLHGMNGIAEGVRQLRGTAVNRVPDAGRVLVTAGTGVPTSGLVLTADG
- a CDS encoding MaoC family dehydratase, yielding MRQETALRAGEKLPPLAIPITRTLIVAGAIASRDYQDVHHDAELARRKGSPDIFMNILTTNGLVGRYITDHFGPRAVLRRVAIRLGAPNHPGDTMVLTGTVEHVDGDTVTVRVVGANGIGDHVTGTVMVTVPPGAPSGGAG
- a CDS encoding bifunctional MaoC family dehydratase N-terminal/OB-fold nucleic acid binding domain-containing protein encodes the protein MGEDELGARLKAYEGRAATVAGKGKDPVNLPMIRHWCEAMGDTNPAYTGPDAVAPPTMLQAWIMGGLSGHGGHSQAYDELSALLDEAGCTSIVATDCEQEYLRPLRPGDEVTFDSVIESVSDRKTTKLGTGYFVTTRTNVRVGRDLVGTHRFRVLKYAPAPRPRKPPPRPRPVVNRDNAGFWEGVAEHRLLIQRCTGCGTLRFPWLPGCNHCGCPDWDTVEASGEGTVYSYVVMHHPSFPAFDPPYAVALVELAEGVRMISNVVGPPCDKVRTGLPVRLEFHSYDEELTLPVFRALEETV
- a CDS encoding bifunctional DNA primase/polymerase yields the protein MATTDRQATTLALAHALSAAERGLAVIPLSRTKLPALRSPHRDDPAPTPCHGECGRLGHGVYDASADPARIRELFAAAPWATGYGIACGLPPHHLIGIDLDTKCGTDSSAALRELALRHLFTIPDTVVVLTPSGGRHLWLTGPPDTAVPNSAGRLAPGIDIRGAGGYLVGPGSRTDHGLYTAAPGTAHLAPAACPPALLRLLLPPPRPTHPSTHPSAGDHGQGLVQFVLAAHEGQRNTRLFWAACRAYENGIGPALVAPLVDAALDTGLSEREARATIASAARMTGHRA
- a CDS encoding YciI family protein; its protein translation is MARYLISFDDGSMDFPEEDFPAVAEASHRVVKEAKEAGVRIFGAGIERQRASIVATDGTVTDGPFPETKAVVGGCSIIEVPTREDALRWAAKIAEACRCAQEVREIMHDPDS
- a CDS encoding DUF4253 domain-containing protein, which encodes MAGELFVSVARPPRNAAHAELLALEHVLSTADNIVDDPPMPFPEYAESLPLRTHWSLWWA
- a CDS encoding VOC family protein, which codes for MLRLTDFIIDCPDTMKLAAFYSEVTSRPIKEGSSEDWAGIQFGEIELAFIRVDDYRAPQWPDSEHPKQFHLDFEVDEIESEQRRVLDLGATLRQDFVGPNGYGWQVYTDPIGHPFCLCRNKGVIWTDQGPIWPKRD
- a CDS encoding S1C family serine protease — its product is MSTENEGTAVPPAPSAPPVPVDAPAPSAPATPEGSERTAPLPPVPPSAPGAPGQHPVHAGHAPAYASAESGGAQQGSGGSAPDSSWPPPPPATPSYSGWGSTYEPQPSPKRKSGRGGLVAAILVAALVAGGLGGGLGYTLAKNNDDTSGSTTVSASTSGGAVKRDAGTVAGVAARALPSTVTIEAESNSGEGGTGTGFVFDTQGHIVTNNHVVADALDGGKLTATFPNGKKYNAEVVGHAQGYDVAVIKLKNPPSDLKPLTLGDSDKVAVGDSTIAIGAPFGLSNTVTTGIISAKNRPVASSDGTGSNASYMSALQTDASINPGNSGGPLLDAQGNVIGINSAIQSTGSGGLGGSSQSGSIGLGFAIPINQAKYVAQQLIKTGKPVYAKIGASVSLEDSTNGAKITESGTGGSSSVESGGPAAKAGLKPGDVITKLDDRVIDSGPTLIGEIWTHKPGDTVTVTYERGGKSHTVQLTLGARTGDS
- a CDS encoding glycerophosphodiester phosphodiesterase: MTHARQHTIKVVAHRGASEEAPEHTLAAYKKAIEDGADALECDVRLTADGHLVCVHDRRVNRTSNGRGAVSALELAELATLDFGSRRTREFFRTRDEEPDWEYLPEGPEHTSVLTLERLLELVADAGRRVELAIETKHPTRWAGQVEERLLMLLKRFGLDAPASADDSPVRVMSFSARSLHRVRAASPTLPTVYLLQFVSPRLRDGRLPAGVRIAGPSIRIVRNQPAYIERLKRAGHQVHVWTVNEPEDVDLCVELGVDAIITNRPRAVLRQLDR